The Lutibacter profundi region TTTATATAAAAGGAATGGAACATACACATTCTATATGCGGTAAACCAAGAGAGTCTATAACCATTAAAAATGAATTAGAAAAATTAGTTACTAAAGGTAGTGGATCCATAAATGTTGGTTTTGGAGGGAATCCCAAAGACCCTACATCCACTACCGTTAGAGGTGGGCCTGCTTTTGAACTATTGTTTAATATTAGCCATTACCTTAATAAAAAAGGATTGAGAGACAAATTTAAACTTACCTTTTTTGCGCCAATGGCAGAACCAGGAAAACGAATGGGTAGGAAAGCTTATAAAAATATGGACTCATTTTTTGAACACTACCATGTAAATACTCATTTTGGCAAAAAAATTAAAGAATTTACAAAAAATGCTATTACTTTTATAGATAATACACAATTGGATTCAGATTTAACTTTATTTATTTCTGGTGGAGATGGCATGAATTTAATTAAAAATACTAGCTTGCCTCAAAATGAGACAGGTTTTGTAAAAATAAACGAACTTTGCAGAGTAGAAAACAAAGACAACGTATATGTAATTGGTGATGCGGCGGCTATTATAAATCATCCATGGGCGGCTAAACAAGGCCATATTGCTGAAGTAATGGCAGATGTAAGTACTTACAATTTTCACAATACCATAATAGCTAGTGGAAAACGTAAAAGTTATTGGGAAAAATTACATATTATTTGTGTTATGGATAGTGGAGATGGCGCTGCATTTGTAATGCGTACTGCTAAAAAAGAAATAATGATACCTTTGCCAATAGTAGGTCATTGGTTAAAAAAAGGTTGGGGTTGGTACTATAAACAGAGTAAAATGAAACGTATGTTCCGTATTCCTGGAATGTAACAAAATTAATAACTACCTTTAAAAATATAGATATAGATATGGAAGACATGATTTTTTATGATAGATTGCAATTTGCTTTTACTATCACTTTTCACTACATATTTCCCCAATTAACAATGGGTTTATCTTTACTAATTGTTTATTACAAATGGCGATTTTTAAAAACTAACATTGTAAAATATAATAATGCCGCTAAATTTTTAATGAAAATATTCGCTATTAATTTTACAATGGGAGTTGTTACCGGAATTCCTATGGAATTTCAATTTGGAACCAACTGGGCTAAATTTTCTGAACTTACAGGTAGTATTATAGGCCAAACATTAGCTATGGAAGGTTTATTTTCATTCTTTTTAGAATCTACATTCTTAGTATTGTTCATTTTTGGTGAAAAACTAATGGGACAAAAATTACATTTTTTAACAGGCTTTTTAGTTTTTTTAGGCTCTTGGGCGAGTGGATATTTAATTCTAGCTACCAACGCTTGGATGCAGCACCCAGTGGGTTATGAAATTTTAGAGAATGGTAAATTTGTACTAGAAAATTTTTCAGCATTATTTAGTAATCCTTGGCTGTTACCAGCTTTTTTACATAATCAAATTGCATCTCTTGTTACTTCTTCATTTGTAGTTGCAAGCATTGGTGCTTTTTATATATTAAGAAATAAAAACATTGAGTATGGTAAGCTTTTTTTAAAAACGGGAGTCATATTTGGCCTAGTCTCAAGTTTACTCCTTGCTTTTCCAACAGGAGATTGGAATGCTAAAAATGTAGCTAAATATCAACCTGCCTCATTTGCTGCAATGGAAGGGATTTTTAAAACTGAAGAAAAAGGAGCAGAAATTGTACTTATTGGACAACCTGATATGGTTCAAAAAAAATTAGACAATAAAATAGCCGTTCCAAATATTCTTAGTTTTTTAACATATCAAGAATGGGATAAGCAAATTCCAGGGATGGATCAATTTAAAAAAGAAGAATTACCCGATAATATTCCTGCACTCTATTATTCTTATCATATTATGGTTGGTTTAGGAACTATTTTTATGGCTATAATGGGCTTAGCCGTTTTCTTTTTATGGAGGAGAAGATTATTTTCTATGAAACCATTACTATGGGTAATTATGTTTTTAGTACCATTTCCTTACATCGCAAATTTAACAGGTTGGTACGTTGCTGAACTAGGTAGGCAACCTTATTTGGTTTACGGATTATTAAGAACATCTGAAGGCGTATCACCTACAGTTTCATCAGGTAATACTTTATTTACATTATTAGGGTTTGTAGCCTTATATATGCTACTAGGTTTGCTATTTTTAGTACTTGTAGGAAAAACTATTCACCATGGGCCAACACCTCAAAAACATTAAATTATGGAAGTATTTTGGTATATTATAATAGCAATTGTTTTAACTATTTTTTTTATTCTAGATGGTTATAATTTCGGAACAGGCATCATACATTTATTTTTAGCTAAAACAGAAAAAGACAAAGAAATAATTACAAAAAGTGCAGGTTTATTTTGGGATTTTAATGAAGTATGGCTTGTTGCTGGTGGAGGACTCCTTTTTATGGCATTCCCTACATTTTACGCTTCCGTTTTTAGTGGATTTTATTTACCCTTAATCATCGTTTTATGGTTAATTATTTTTAGAGCTATCGGTCTAGAATTTAGGAGTCAGTTTAATTATCAAATGTGGAAAGACATTTGGGATAAATCTTTTGGTGTTTCCAGTTTATTATTAGCATTATTTTTTGGAATAGCTTTAGGAAATGTTGTTAGAGGTGTTAATTTAGGAGGAATTGAAAATGGTATTGCTGCATTTGAAGGACACTATTTTTTCTTACCATTATGGAATAGTAGTTTTAGTCCGCTAAGTGAAACACCAGGTGTTATTGATTGGTTTACTATTATAATTGGTTTAATTTCAGTAGTTACTTTAGCAATTCACGGAGCAAATTGGATTATTTTAAAAACAAACTCTTCTATAAATAACAAACTTAAATCTGTGATATTTAAGTTGAATATATTGTTGTTCATTTTAACTGTAATTTCATTATTTGTTTGGCAAATAGTGAATCCTAATTCTTTAGATAACTTTTTTGATAAGCCTTATTTAATAGTATTCCCGGTTATTTATTTTTCTGGATTATTTGGGCTATTTTTTATTAAAAAATTAAAAAAAGACATCCATGGATTTATCTTATCAACATTAGTTATTTTTGGTGGTATTACCTCATCTTTAGCTTCATTATTCCCTGTAATTTTACCTTCAACTCATAAACAAAATGAATCGCTTACAATATACAACACCGCAGCTCATGAATATGGTTTATCGGTTGCTTTAGGTTGGGGTATTATTGGTATTATACTTGTTATTGTGTATTTAATTACTCAAAACAAATTACTGAGTGGAAAAATAGACAACATGGATTATGGGCATTAAAAAGTAGTATTTTATGACACCAACCATAATTTCGTTAACTAGTATCCTTATTGGAATATCTGGAGCTAATCTAGCTGGGTATATATTCAAAACATATTCTTTAGGTAGTATTGGAAATACAATTGCGGGCGTATTTGGAAGTGCTTTTTTTATAAAATCATTTGGACGGTTAGGTTTTGATCCAATCTCCATAGTGAAATTAGGAGATATTAATTACAATTTGTTAATTATCAATTTTTCAGTATCATTTTTAGGCGGTGTTGTTGCAGTTATTTTAATTTATAAATTAAAAACGGTAATGAATAAAGAATGATATAATTAATAGTATTTTTTCTAATAAAAAAACACGAAGAACTAAATTATGTAAATAGCAATACTAACAAACAATAGAAAAATAATTACAAAATACACAATTTATTTGTAGACAGCATTCACCTTATGTACAATTACCAAACATTAAGAGTTATTATTTTTTATTTAACTTCTTTTATTTGCCCAAAATTTAAATACTTTCTGAAATTACACTGATTACCAGCCTCCTCCGGCACCACCACCACTAAAACCTCCACCTCCAAAACCACCTCCGAAGCCTCCGCTTCCAAAGCCACCTCCAGAACTTCCGCCTCCAAAACTACCACTTCCAAAACTACCTCTTCCTGCACCGCTTAAAAGAATGGCTGTTAAAATATCTGACGCTGTGGAGTTTCTTCTATTCCCTCTGTTATTACCGCCTCCTTTATTTTTTTTAGAAAATAGAATCATTAAAATAATAAAAATAATAACGGGCGCTATAAACCCTGAAAAGCTTTTTGATTTACCTTTTTTATTCGTCTGCTTATTTTTAAAAGTTCCATTTAAAACTTCAAATATAGCATCAGCTCCTTTGTTTAAACCTGCGTAATAATCTCCTTTTCTAAATTCTGGAATAATAATGTTTCTAACAATTGTACCTGTTATACCAGCCGTTAGTTTATATTCTACTCCATAACCAGGAGATATCCATATTTTTCGCTCTTTTTTAGCTAACAAAATAAAAACACCATTATCTTCTTTTGCTTGTCCAATACCCCATTTGTGTGCCCATTTAGGTGTTAAAATCCCAATATCTTCTCCTTTAATGGTTTCAACTGTAACCACAACTATTTGTGTTGATGTTGAGTCAGAGTATTTGATTAACTTATTTTCTAAAGCAGCTTTTTGCGAAGCAGACAACAATTTAGCATAATCATATACACTTGTTTGTAATGTTGGTTTTTCAGGTATTGTAAACTGACCAAAAGCAACTTGAACTAATAATATGGCAATTAAAAATGTACTGTATTTTTTAAATAATCTGTTTATTGAAGTCATTATCCTTTAGAAATTTCATCTGACAATTCATTAGTATCATTTGTTTGGTATGGAAAATAGTTCTTTAATTTTTCTCCAACTTCAAGTATTCCAAGTTCCAACCCTTTTGCAAATTCTTTTTTAGCAAAATGCGATAACACAATCTCTTTAGTTGTATCCCAAAAGCTACTAGTTACTTTATTATGAATACCTTCATCACCAATTATAGCAAATTGTTTACTTTCAATTGCTACGTATAATAGTACCCCATTTTTAAGTTGTGTTTCGTTCATTTTTAAAAGATGAAAAACCTCTAATGCTCTATCTATTGGAGGTTTATCTGATGCCTTTTCTATATGAACACGTATTTCTCCTGAAGTATTTTTTTCAGCAACTTTAATTGTTTGAATAAGTTTCTGTTCTTGCTCTTTTGTTAAAAAATCTTCAACTTCAGCCATTATTTCTTATTGTTAAAATCAAATTTAACCTCTGGTGCTTTTTCAGCTCCTGGTTCAGAATCAAAATAAGCTTTTCCTTCAAAATTGAAAATACTTGCCAAAATAGAATTTGGAAAAGTTTTTACATGATTATTATATGGTTTTATAGCTTCATTAAAACGTGTACGAGCTGTTAAAATTTGGTTTTCTGTGCTAGCCAGTTCATCTTGTAATTTTAAAAAACTTTGATTTGCTTTTAAATCTGGATAACGTTCAACTGTAACTAATAAACTTTTTAAAGCTCCACTTAACCCTCCTTGAATTTTATTGAAATTTGCCAATTGTTCAGGTGTTATATTTGAGGGATCAATTGTAACAGATGTTGCTTTTGCTCTTGCTTCAATTACAGAAGTTAACGTAGATTTCTCAAAATCGGCTGCTCCTTTAACTGTATTAACTAAATTTCCTATTAAGTCACTTCTGCGTTGGTAAGCTGTTTGAACATTCCCCCAACTTTCCGATACATTTTCAT contains the following coding sequences:
- a CDS encoding TPM domain-containing protein, which gives rise to MTSINRLFKKYSTFLIAILLVQVAFGQFTIPEKPTLQTSVYDYAKLLSASQKAALENKLIKYSDSTSTQIVVVTVETIKGEDIGILTPKWAHKWGIGQAKEDNGVFILLAKKERKIWISPGYGVEYKLTAGITGTIVRNIIIPEFRKGDYYAGLNKGADAIFEVLNGTFKNKQTNKKGKSKSFSGFIAPVIIFIILMILFSKKNKGGGNNRGNRRNSTASDILTAILLSGAGRGSFGSGSFGGGSSGGGFGSGGFGGGFGGGGFSGGGAGGGW
- a CDS encoding TPM domain-containing protein codes for the protein MAEVEDFLTKEQEQKLIQTIKVAEKNTSGEIRVHIEKASDKPPIDRALEVFHLLKMNETQLKNGVLLYVAIESKQFAIIGDEGIHNKVTSSFWDTTKEIVLSHFAKKEFAKGLELGILEVGEKLKNYFPYQTNDTNELSDEISKG
- a CDS encoding cytochrome ubiquinol oxidase subunit I, which codes for MEDMIFYDRLQFAFTITFHYIFPQLTMGLSLLIVYYKWRFLKTNIVKYNNAAKFLMKIFAINFTMGVVTGIPMEFQFGTNWAKFSELTGSIIGQTLAMEGLFSFFLESTFLVLFIFGEKLMGQKLHFLTGFLVFLGSWASGYLILATNAWMQHPVGYEILENGKFVLENFSALFSNPWLLPAFLHNQIASLVTSSFVVASIGAFYILRNKNIEYGKLFLKTGVIFGLVSSLLLAFPTGDWNAKNVAKYQPASFAAMEGIFKTEEKGAEIVLIGQPDMVQKKLDNKIAVPNILSFLTYQEWDKQIPGMDQFKKEELPDNIPALYYSYHIMVGLGTIFMAIMGLAVFFLWRRRLFSMKPLLWVIMFLVPFPYIANLTGWYVAELGRQPYLVYGLLRTSEGVSPTVSSGNTLFTLLGFVALYMLLGLLFLVLVGKTIHHGPTPQKH
- the cydB gene encoding cytochrome d ubiquinol oxidase subunit II, which produces MEVFWYIIIAIVLTIFFILDGYNFGTGIIHLFLAKTEKDKEIITKSAGLFWDFNEVWLVAGGGLLFMAFPTFYASVFSGFYLPLIIVLWLIIFRAIGLEFRSQFNYQMWKDIWDKSFGVSSLLLALFFGIALGNVVRGVNLGGIENGIAAFEGHYFFLPLWNSSFSPLSETPGVIDWFTIIIGLISVVTLAIHGANWIILKTNSSINNKLKSVIFKLNILLFILTVISLFVWQIVNPNSLDNFFDKPYLIVFPVIYFSGLFGLFFIKKLKKDIHGFILSTLVIFGGITSSLASLFPVILPSTHKQNESLTIYNTAAHEYGLSVALGWGIIGIILVIVYLITQNKLLSGKIDNMDYGH
- a CDS encoding NAD(P)/FAD-dependent oxidoreductase, with the translated sequence MKILVLGGGFAGVEATIKLRKYGYNVTLISDRDYMFIYPVSIWIPVGKRSFEDTKLNLFDLQKKHGFNLVIEKITKIDIENQQIVTNKTIHEYDYLFIGLGMSKVYIKGMEHTHSICGKPRESITIKNELEKLVTKGSGSINVGFGGNPKDPTSTTVRGGPAFELLFNISHYLNKKGLRDKFKLTFFAPMAEPGKRMGRKAYKNMDSFFEHYHVNTHFGKKIKEFTKNAITFIDNTQLDSDLTLFISGGDGMNLIKNTSLPQNETGFVKINELCRVENKDNVYVIGDAAAIINHPWAAKQGHIAEVMADVSTYNFHNTIIASGKRKSYWEKLHIICVMDSGDGAAFVMRTAKKEIMIPLPIVGHWLKKGWGWYYKQSKMKRMFRIPGM
- a CDS encoding LemA family protein, whose amino-acid sequence is MKKWLLPLIIIVVVVFGIYSWAVGFNNTAVKLNENVSESWGNVQTAYQRRSDLIGNLVNTVKGAADFEKSTLTSVIEARAKATSVTIDPSNITPEQLANFNKIQGGLSGALKSLLVTVERYPDLKANQSFLKLQDELASTENQILTARTRFNEAIKPYNNHVKTFPNSILASIFNFEGKAYFDSEPGAEKAPEVKFDFNNKK